The proteins below come from a single Dermatophilaceae bacterium Soc4.6 genomic window:
- a CDS encoding neutral zinc metallopeptidase, with protein MSFNENVQLDTSQVTGGGSGGGGSFGGGGGFGGGGGGRGSFPGGIQVGGGIGGIIVLILALVFGGGALGGSGTTDPGTSAQGQGSALQPGQVSAGGSQSGADFAQCRTGADANRNDDCLVIATVNSVQAYWSEALPTYGRQYQPAKTVLYSGSTRSKCGTASNQVGPFYCPLDGLVYINSSFFAELKQRFGSDGGQLAKEYVIAHEYGHRIQDILGVLGRAQQDPQGAESGSVRLELMADCLAGTWVNHATQTKDAQGTTFLKPLTTADITSALSAASAVGDDRIQQSVQGRVTPETWTHGSSAARQKWFLAGYQSGDLNQCNTFGVTSVE; from the coding sequence ATGTCCTTCAACGAGAACGTCCAGCTCGACACCTCGCAGGTGACCGGGGGTGGCTCCGGTGGCGGCGGGAGCTTCGGCGGCGGGGGCGGCTTCGGCGGCGGTGGCGGCGGCCGGGGCTCCTTCCCCGGCGGCATCCAGGTCGGTGGCGGCATCGGCGGCATCATCGTGCTCATCCTCGCCCTGGTCTTCGGCGGCGGAGCGCTCGGTGGCTCGGGCACCACCGACCCGGGCACGTCCGCGCAGGGACAGGGCAGTGCCCTGCAGCCGGGGCAGGTGTCGGCCGGCGGGTCGCAGTCCGGCGCCGACTTCGCCCAGTGCCGCACAGGCGCTGACGCAAACCGCAACGACGACTGCCTGGTCATCGCCACCGTCAACAGCGTGCAGGCCTACTGGAGCGAGGCACTGCCCACCTACGGCCGCCAGTACCAGCCCGCGAAGACGGTCCTCTACTCCGGCTCGACCCGCTCGAAGTGCGGCACCGCCTCCAACCAGGTCGGCCCGTTCTACTGCCCGCTCGACGGGCTGGTCTACATCAACAGCAGCTTCTTCGCCGAGCTGAAGCAGCGCTTCGGCTCGGACGGCGGCCAGCTGGCCAAGGAGTACGTCATCGCCCACGAGTACGGCCACCGCATCCAGGACATCCTGGGCGTGCTCGGGCGCGCCCAGCAGGACCCGCAGGGCGCCGAGTCGGGGTCGGTCCGGCTCGAGCTCATGGCCGACTGCCTGGCGGGCACCTGGGTCAACCACGCGACCCAGACCAAGGACGCGCAGGGCACGACCTTCCTCAAGCCGCTCACCACGGCTGACATCACCTCTGCGCTCTCGGCCGCCTCGGCTGTCGGCGACGACCGCATCCAGCAGTCGGTGCAGGGCCGGGTGACCCCGGAGACGTGGACCCACGGCTCGAGTGCGGCCCGCCAGAAGTGGTTCCTCGCCGGATACCAGAGCGGCGACCTCAACCAGTGCAACACGTTCGGGGTCACCAGCGTCGAGTAG
- a CDS encoding transcriptional regulator: MTPYAGAAVIPGTHLGQHARDLQRVHDAVMGGTTPPTRPRPLVSRSWTRVLGLGLDPTRANARDPLPWGEVERRRRSSPLRLVVDEIRSVLTTVADASYFIVVVTDAEGVILWREGSAAVLRRADVLGFTEGATWTEDHVGTNAIGTALAEQAPVQLFSAEHFEESQHPWYCTASPVHDPRTGVLLGVVDVSGPAMTLHPALIALVDTATKLAQERLWRHHEQSLQRLRRSAEHVLATASGPLLLVDYEGWVAHYSGVLVRDRIAAPTPDRPIAVAGLGLCLPERLGEGWLVRPHQRASSLTASLRTVGGVAVLEVSADVDGASGWRASLTPRHAAILALLAAAGTDGLSAARLSCALFGDDEHQVTVRAEVSRLRRVVGTLVAAAPYRIAEGVRLVCET; the protein is encoded by the coding sequence ATGACGCCGTATGCCGGTGCCGCGGTGATCCCCGGCACCCACCTCGGTCAGCACGCCCGCGACCTCCAGCGGGTCCACGACGCCGTCATGGGTGGCACGACGCCGCCGACGCGTCCGCGTCCGCTCGTCTCGAGGTCCTGGACCCGTGTGCTCGGGCTGGGGCTCGACCCGACCCGGGCGAACGCGCGCGACCCCCTGCCGTGGGGCGAGGTCGAGCGCCGACGCCGCTCGTCGCCCCTGCGCCTCGTCGTCGACGAGATCCGGTCGGTGCTCACCACGGTGGCCGATGCCTCGTACTTCATCGTCGTCGTCACGGACGCCGAGGGGGTCATCCTGTGGCGGGAGGGCTCAGCCGCCGTGCTCCGCCGCGCCGACGTGCTCGGCTTCACCGAGGGTGCGACGTGGACCGAGGACCACGTCGGCACCAACGCGATCGGCACGGCCCTGGCCGAGCAGGCGCCGGTGCAGCTCTTCTCCGCAGAGCACTTCGAGGAGAGCCAGCACCCCTGGTACTGCACGGCATCGCCTGTGCACGACCCGCGCACCGGCGTCCTCCTGGGCGTCGTCGACGTCAGCGGGCCGGCGATGACCCTCCACCCGGCCCTCATCGCCCTGGTCGACACCGCGACCAAGCTCGCCCAGGAGCGGCTGTGGCGCCACCACGAGCAGTCGCTGCAGCGACTGCGTCGCTCCGCGGAGCACGTGCTGGCGACGGCGAGCGGGCCGCTGCTGCTCGTGGACTACGAGGGCTGGGTGGCGCACTACAGCGGGGTCCTCGTGCGTGACCGGATCGCGGCTCCGACGCCCGACCGCCCGATCGCCGTGGCCGGCCTCGGCCTGTGCCTGCCGGAGCGGCTCGGCGAGGGGTGGCTGGTCCGCCCCCACCAGCGGGCGTCGTCACTGACCGCGAGCCTGCGCACCGTCGGCGGTGTGGCCGTCCTCGAGGTGTCGGCCGACGTCGACGGGGCCAGCGGCTGGCGCGCGTCCCTCACCCCGCGGCACGCGGCGATCCTTGCTCTGCTCGCGGCGGCCGGCACCGACGGTCTGAGCGCTGCGCGGCTCAGCTGCGCCCTGTTCGGGGACGACGAGCACCAGGTGACCGTGCGCGCCGAGGTGAGCCGGCTGCGGCGGGTGGTCGGCACGCTGGTCGCCGCAGCGCCCTACCGGATCGCCGAGGGGGTGCGTCTGGTCTGCGAGACCTGA
- a CDS encoding NAD(P)/FAD-dependent oxidoreductase — MTDTLERTTHETPSAPERAQAWLTAFEAALVARDVDRAAGMFAQSSFWRDLVSFTWNIATVEGPDGVRDLLTETLERTDPSHLTTSEPASEDGGVVTAWVTFETATGRGNGLLRLKEEDGEDKAWTLLTALYELKGHEEPRGTHRPMGAEHGASKTRQTWKEKRQAEAESLGSTTQPYVLVIGGGQGGIGLGSRLRQLGVPSLVIDKHPHPGDQWRGRYKSLCLHDPVWYDHLPYLKFPDNWPVFAPKDKIGDWLESYVKVMEVPYWSSTVATSATWSEEAQEWTVEVERDGQPLVLRPTQLVFATGMSGKPRMPEVTGLDVFRGDVHHSSRHPGPDAYTGKKAVVIGSNNSAFDICGALWEHDVDVTMVQRSSTHIVKSASLMEYGLGDLYSERALEAGVTTEKADMIFASLPYRILHEFQIPAYEKMAEVDKDFYDRLEAAGFWHDWGADGSGLFMKYLRRGSGYYIDVGAAELVADGDVHLVHGQVDHLTEHAVVLEDGTELAADLVVFATGYNSMNGWVADLIDQETADRVGKVWGLGSDTTKDPGPWEGEQRNTWKPTQVTNLWMHGGNLHQSRHYSLYLALQLKARYEGLDTPVYRLQEVHHTS; from the coding sequence ATGACCGACACCCTGGAGCGCACCACCCACGAGACGCCCTCCGCTCCCGAGCGGGCGCAGGCCTGGCTCACCGCCTTCGAGGCAGCCCTGGTGGCCCGTGACGTCGACCGGGCGGCGGGGATGTTCGCTCAGAGCAGCTTCTGGCGGGACCTGGTCTCCTTCACGTGGAACATCGCGACCGTCGAGGGCCCCGACGGCGTGCGCGACCTGCTCACCGAGACCCTCGAGCGCACCGACCCCTCGCACCTGACCACCAGCGAGCCCGCGAGCGAGGACGGTGGCGTCGTGACCGCCTGGGTGACCTTCGAGACGGCGACCGGACGCGGCAACGGACTGCTGCGCCTCAAGGAGGAGGACGGTGAGGACAAGGCGTGGACCCTCCTCACCGCGCTCTACGAGCTGAAGGGTCACGAGGAGCCGCGCGGCACCCACCGACCGATGGGTGCCGAGCACGGGGCGAGCAAGACCCGCCAGACGTGGAAGGAGAAGCGCCAGGCCGAGGCGGAGAGCCTCGGGTCGACCACCCAGCCCTACGTCCTGGTCATCGGCGGCGGCCAGGGCGGAATCGGCCTCGGGTCGCGGCTGCGACAGCTCGGGGTGCCCTCCCTGGTGATCGACAAGCACCCCCACCCCGGAGACCAGTGGCGAGGGCGCTACAAGTCGCTGTGCCTGCACGACCCGGTCTGGTACGACCACCTGCCCTACCTCAAGTTCCCCGACAACTGGCCGGTCTTCGCCCCGAAGGACAAGATCGGCGACTGGCTGGAGTCCTACGTCAAGGTCATGGAGGTGCCCTACTGGAGCAGCACGGTCGCCACCTCGGCGACGTGGTCGGAGGAGGCGCAGGAGTGGACGGTCGAGGTCGAGCGCGACGGCCAGCCGCTCGTGCTGCGCCCCACGCAGCTGGTCTTCGCCACCGGCATGTCGGGCAAGCCCCGGATGCCGGAGGTGACCGGCCTCGACGTCTTCCGCGGCGACGTGCACCACTCCTCGCGCCACCCCGGGCCCGACGCCTACACGGGCAAGAAGGCCGTGGTCATCGGCAGCAACAACAGCGCCTTCGACATCTGCGGGGCGCTGTGGGAGCACGACGTCGACGTGACGATGGTCCAGCGGTCGTCGACGCACATCGTCAAGAGCGCGAGCCTGATGGAGTACGGGCTCGGCGACCTCTACTCCGAGCGGGCCCTCGAGGCCGGGGTCACGACGGAGAAGGCCGACATGATCTTCGCCTCGCTCCCCTACCGGATCCTCCACGAGTTCCAGATCCCGGCCTACGAGAAGATGGCCGAGGTCGACAAGGACTTCTACGACCGGCTCGAGGCGGCTGGCTTCTGGCACGACTGGGGCGCCGACGGCTCGGGCCTGTTCATGAAGTACCTCCGCCGCGGCTCGGGCTACTACATCGACGTGGGCGCCGCCGAGCTGGTCGCCGACGGCGACGTGCACCTCGTGCACGGGCAGGTCGACCACCTCACCGAGCACGCCGTCGTGCTGGAGGACGGCACCGAGCTGGCGGCCGACCTCGTCGTCTTCGCCACCGGCTACAACTCGATGAACGGCTGGGTCGCCGACCTCATCGACCAGGAGACGGCCGACCGGGTCGGCAAGGTCTGGGGCCTCGGCTCCGACACGACCAAGGACCCCGGTCCGTGGGAGGGCGAGCAGCGCAACACGTGGAAGCCGACCCAGGTCACCAACCTGTGGATGCACGGGGGCAACCTGCACCAGTCGCGCCACTACTCGCTCTACCTCGCGCTGCAGCTCAAGGCCCGCTACGAGGGGCTCGACACACCGGTCTACCGGCTGCAGGAGGTGCACCACACGTCGTAG
- a CDS encoding acVLRF1 family peptidyl-tRNA hydrolase translates to MSTGSLTPRTVEVAPERVERWVGNFGERHGGVEVSEHGGRVTSLLGADGATATFDWFDAEPLGVVLVRRGGYAVALVRGSELALHKVGARHVQSRTAAGGWSQQRFARRRGNQADALVDAVVGHALRVVLGGDESPAGGAADVPRGLVVGGDRAMAAAVLDDGRLRALAGLPRRELYDLPDPKRAVLDDAVRRGRAVRVTLVEPLPAP, encoded by the coding sequence GTGAGCACCGGGTCGCTCACGCCGCGCACCGTGGAGGTGGCCCCCGAGCGGGTCGAGAGGTGGGTGGGCAACTTCGGCGAGCGCCACGGCGGCGTCGAGGTGAGCGAGCACGGGGGTCGGGTGACCTCACTCCTCGGTGCCGACGGGGCGACGGCGACCTTCGACTGGTTCGACGCCGAGCCGTTGGGCGTGGTGCTCGTGCGCCGTGGCGGCTACGCCGTGGCCCTGGTCCGCGGGAGCGAGCTGGCCCTGCACAAGGTCGGCGCGCGGCACGTGCAGTCGCGCACGGCAGCCGGTGGCTGGTCGCAGCAGCGGTTCGCCCGACGTCGGGGCAACCAGGCCGACGCCCTGGTCGACGCCGTCGTCGGGCATGCGCTGCGGGTGGTGCTCGGCGGCGACGAGTCGCCCGCAGGCGGCGCGGCGGACGTGCCGCGGGGTCTCGTCGTCGGTGGTGACCGGGCGATGGCGGCCGCCGTGCTCGACGACGGCCGCCTCCGCGCACTGGCCGGTCTGCCACGCCGCGAGCTCTACGACCTTCCTGACCCGAAGAGGGCGGTGCTCGACGACGCCGTGCGGCGGGGACGCGCCGTACGGGTCACCCTCGTCGAGCCGCTGCCCGCGCCGTGA
- a CDS encoding PIN domain-containing protein → MTLVDTSVWIEFLRGTPTGAASFVRDNLGGRIHGSEPVLMELLAGAHTDCLIAAVALRRGIPLAHRDRDDEYIAAATGLAVVDLRE, encoded by the coding sequence ATGACGTTGGTCGACACCTCGGTGTGGATCGAGTTCCTCCGGGGCACCCCGACGGGTGCCGCCAGCTTCGTGCGAGACAACCTCGGGGGCCGTATCCACGGCAGCGAGCCCGTCCTGATGGAGCTGCTCGCCGGTGCGCACACCGACTGCCTGATAGCCGCGGTCGCCTTGCGCCGGGGGATACCGCTGGCCCACCGGGATCGCGACGACGAGTACATCGCGGCGGCCACCGGACTCGCTGTCGTGGACCTGCGCGAATGA
- a CDS encoding type II toxin-antitoxin system VapB family antitoxin, which yields MTRTNIDIDDDLVAEAMRRYGLSSKREAVAFALPRLVGPVISRAEMLDMEGSGWDGDLEALRSDEVEQVEHVEPVEPVEAQH from the coding sequence ATGACCCGCACCAACATCGACATCGATGACGACCTCGTCGCCGAGGCCATGCGTCGGTACGGGCTGTCGTCCAAGCGCGAGGCGGTCGCGTTCGCCCTGCCGCGGCTGGTGGGTCCCGTCATCAGCCGGGCGGAGATGCTCGACATGGAGGGCTCGGGCTGGGACGGCGACCTCGAGGCCCTGCGCTCGGACGAGGTGGAGCAGGTGGAGCACGTGGAGCCGGTCGAGCCGGTGGAGGCACAGCACTGA
- a CDS encoding CoA-binding protein — translation MTPSPPLPSAKERLGILRSTGSVAVVGASPNPARASFFVATYLLASTDYETFFVNPVAAARGEAILGRAIYPDLASLPVVPDLVDVFRKADDTPEVAREAVAVGATTLWLQLRVFSDEAAAIAREGGLGVVMDRCLKIEHARFHGGLHLFGFDTGQISSRRPSR, via the coding sequence ATGACCCCGTCGCCTCCCCTCCCGTCGGCGAAGGAGCGGCTGGGCATCCTGCGGTCCACCGGCAGCGTCGCCGTGGTCGGTGCCTCCCCGAACCCCGCGCGGGCCTCGTTCTTCGTGGCCACCTACCTGCTGGCCTCGACCGACTACGAGACCTTCTTCGTCAACCCCGTGGCTGCGGCCAGGGGCGAGGCCATCCTCGGGCGTGCGATCTATCCCGACCTCGCCTCCCTGCCGGTCGTGCCCGACCTCGTCGACGTCTTCCGCAAGGCCGACGACACCCCGGAGGTGGCCCGCGAGGCGGTCGCCGTCGGCGCGACGACCCTCTGGCTGCAGCTGAGGGTGTTCTCCGACGAGGCCGCGGCGATCGCCCGCGAGGGTGGTCTGGGCGTGGTCATGGACCGCTGCCTGAAGATCGAGCACGCCCGCTTCCACGGCGGGCTGCACCTCTTCGGCTTCGACACCGGGCAGATCAGCTCGCGCAGGCCGAGCCGCTGA
- a CDS encoding O-acetylhomoserine aminocarboxypropyltransferase/cysteine synthase family protein: MTTQGERAYGFRTRAIHAGAIPDAAHGARALPIYQSSAFVFDDTADAAARFALQKYGNIYSRLSNPTVAAFEERVASLEGGLGAVATGSGLGAELITFAALAGAGDEIVASASLYGGTVTQLDVTLRRFGVSTTFVGSHDPEAYAAAITDRSRLVFVESIANPSGAIADLSGLADVAHAHGIPLVVDSTVATPYLLRPMEWGADLVTHSATKFLGGHGTTLGGVVVESGRFDWAGGKFPLFTQEVPHYGGLTWSGNFGEYAFLTRLRAEQLRDLGPVLAPHSAWLLAQGLETLPFRMQAHVENARVIAQWLDANPLVAAVNWAGLPDHPHHERAQKYLPAGPGSVFTFELAGGRAVGQRFIESVELASHLANIGDTKTLVIHPASTTHAQLSEQQLVDGGVAPGLVRISVGIEDAADIIDDLEQALAKAVA; this comes from the coding sequence TTGACCACCCAGGGGGAGCGGGCGTACGGCTTCCGCACCCGAGCGATCCACGCCGGGGCGATCCCGGACGCGGCGCACGGGGCGCGGGCGCTGCCGATCTACCAGAGCAGCGCGTTCGTCTTCGACGACACGGCCGACGCCGCGGCACGCTTCGCCCTGCAGAAGTACGGCAACATCTACAGCCGTCTCTCCAACCCCACGGTCGCCGCCTTCGAGGAGCGGGTGGCGTCGCTCGAGGGCGGCCTGGGCGCCGTGGCGACCGGGTCGGGGCTCGGTGCCGAGCTGATCACCTTCGCCGCCCTCGCCGGCGCGGGTGACGAGATCGTCGCCAGCGCCTCGCTCTACGGAGGTACGGTCACCCAGCTCGACGTCACGCTGCGCCGCTTCGGCGTCAGCACCACCTTCGTGGGGTCGCACGACCCCGAGGCCTATGCCGCGGCGATCACCGACCGCTCGAGGCTGGTCTTCGTCGAGAGCATCGCCAACCCCTCGGGTGCGATCGCCGACCTGTCCGGTCTCGCCGACGTCGCGCACGCCCACGGCATCCCGCTGGTCGTCGACTCGACCGTGGCGACGCCCTACCTCCTGCGGCCGATGGAGTGGGGGGCCGACCTCGTCACCCACTCGGCGACGAAGTTCCTCGGCGGGCACGGCACCACGCTCGGTGGCGTGGTCGTCGAGTCGGGCCGCTTCGACTGGGCGGGCGGGAAGTTCCCCCTGTTCACGCAGGAGGTGCCGCACTACGGCGGTCTCACCTGGAGCGGCAACTTCGGGGAGTACGCCTTCCTCACCAGGCTGCGCGCGGAGCAGCTGCGCGACCTCGGGCCCGTGCTGGCCCCGCACTCGGCGTGGCTCCTCGCCCAGGGTCTCGAGACCCTGCCCTTCCGGATGCAGGCGCACGTCGAGAACGCCCGCGTCATCGCGCAGTGGCTGGACGCCAACCCGCTCGTCGCTGCGGTCAACTGGGCCGGGTTGCCCGACCACCCGCATCACGAGCGCGCCCAGAAGTACCTGCCGGCCGGGCCCGGATCGGTCTTCACGTTCGAGCTGGCCGGAGGACGCGCCGTGGGTCAGCGCTTCATCGAGTCGGTCGAGCTGGCCTCGCACCTGGCCAACATCGGCGACACCAAGACGCTGGTGATCCACCCGGCGTCGACGACGCACGCCCAGCTGTCCGAGCAGCAGCTGGTCGACGGGGGAGTGGCTCCGGGGCTCGTGCGCATCTCGGTCGGCATCGAGGACGCCGCCGACATCATCGACGACCTTGAGCAGGCCTTGGCCAAGGCGGTGGCGTGA
- a CDS encoding metal-sulfur cluster assembly factor — MEEALRDVVDPELGINVVDLGLIYGITVDSAAQAIIDMTLTSAACPLTDVIEDQTATALDGLTNGFRINWVWMPPWGPDKITDDGREQLRALGFNL, encoded by the coding sequence GTGGAGGAGGCGCTGCGTGACGTCGTCGACCCCGAGCTGGGCATCAACGTCGTCGACCTCGGCCTGATCTACGGCATCACCGTCGACTCGGCCGCCCAGGCGATCATCGACATGACGCTGACCTCGGCGGCCTGCCCGCTGACCGACGTCATCGAGGACCAGACGGCCACCGCGCTCGACGGCCTGACCAACGGCTTCCGGATCAACTGGGTCTGGATGCCGCCGTGGGGCCCCGACAAGATCACCGACGACGGCCGCGAGCAGCTGCGCGCCCTCGGCTTCAACCTCTGA
- a CDS encoding SUF system NifU family Fe-S cluster assembly protein, which translates to MDLYQELILEHSKRPRHAGLREPFAAEVHHVNPTCGDEVTLRVQLDGEGEGAIVRDLSYDALGCSISVASSSVLAEEVTGRTVIEALHTYAAMRAMLTSKGQDLGDEDAIGDGVALAGVGKYPSRVKCALLGWSAFTDALARAGVDIATLTPDATRTPTPTKG; encoded by the coding sequence ATGGACCTCTACCAGGAGCTCATCCTCGAGCACTCGAAGCGCCCCCGGCACGCCGGGCTGCGCGAGCCGTTCGCCGCCGAGGTGCACCACGTCAACCCGACCTGCGGCGACGAGGTGACCCTGCGCGTGCAGCTCGACGGCGAGGGCGAGGGAGCCATCGTGCGCGACCTGTCCTACGACGCGCTCGGCTGCTCGATCTCGGTCGCCTCGAGCTCGGTGCTGGCCGAGGAGGTCACCGGTCGCACCGTGATCGAGGCGCTCCATACGTATGCCGCCATGCGCGCCATGCTGACCTCGAAGGGCCAGGACCTCGGCGACGAGGACGCCATCGGTGACGGTGTCGCCCTCGCCGGTGTCGGCAAGTACCCTTCGCGGGTCAAGTGCGCGCTCCTCGGCTGGAGCGCCTTCACCGACGCCCTCGCAAGAGCCGGCGTCGACATCGCCACCCTCACCCCTGACGCCACCCGCACCCCCACCCCGACGAAGGGCTGA
- a CDS encoding SufS family cysteine desulfurase: MTTAEPSRAQPFSDAEVTAIRGDFPILTRTVRDGRPLVYLDSGATSHKPWVVLAAEQEFYEKHNSAVHRGAHQLSEEGTELYEAARETIAGLVGAPASEVVFTKNATESLNLVAYAFSNATHGGGGARGGTREGGDAGAARFVLRPGDEVLVTEMEHHANLVPWQELCRRTGATLRWVPVAGDGSLDLSTLDELLTPRTKVFAFTHVSNVLGTVNPVRELTDRAHAVGALVVLDACQSAPHLALDVTDLDVDFLAFSGHKMFGPLGIGVLWGRAELLDAMPTFLTGGSMIETVTMEGSTYAPVPQKFEAGVPMAAQAIGLAAAVDYLTELGIDRVTAHEQRLTEHLLTGIAERPWLRVVGPPTAAERGATVAFVVEVAGAPGDRPETVHAHDVGQVLDDRGIAVRVGHHCAWPLHRALGVAATTRATFAAYNTVAEVDALLEALDLVPGVFGLDVSLHQHAQVPTRTPQEAHA; this comes from the coding sequence ATGACCACCGCCGAGCCGTCGCGGGCGCAGCCCTTCAGTGATGCGGAGGTCACCGCCATCCGGGGTGACTTCCCGATCCTGACGCGCACCGTGCGCGACGGTCGGCCGCTGGTCTACCTCGACTCAGGCGCCACCTCGCACAAGCCCTGGGTGGTGCTCGCGGCCGAGCAGGAGTTCTACGAGAAGCACAACTCGGCGGTGCACCGCGGTGCCCACCAGCTCTCCGAGGAGGGCACCGAGCTCTACGAAGCGGCTCGCGAGACGATCGCCGGCCTCGTCGGGGCCCCGGCCAGCGAGGTCGTCTTCACCAAGAACGCCACCGAGTCGCTCAACCTCGTCGCCTACGCCTTCTCCAACGCCACCCACGGCGGCGGGGGAGCGCGCGGGGGGACGCGTGAGGGCGGTGACGCGGGTGCGGCGCGGTTCGTCCTGCGGCCAGGCGACGAGGTGCTGGTCACCGAGATGGAGCACCACGCCAACCTCGTGCCCTGGCAGGAGCTGTGCCGCCGCACCGGGGCCACGCTGCGCTGGGTGCCCGTGGCGGGCGATGGCAGCCTCGACCTGAGCACCCTCGACGAGCTGCTGACCCCCCGCACCAAGGTCTTCGCCTTCACCCACGTCTCCAACGTGCTCGGCACGGTCAACCCCGTGCGCGAGCTCACCGACCGTGCCCACGCGGTCGGTGCCCTCGTCGTGCTCGACGCGTGCCAGTCGGCGCCGCACCTGGCCCTGGACGTGACCGACCTCGACGTCGACTTCCTCGCCTTCAGCGGCCACAAGATGTTCGGACCGCTCGGGATCGGCGTGCTGTGGGGTCGGGCCGAGCTGCTCGACGCCATGCCGACCTTCCTCACGGGTGGGTCGATGATCGAGACCGTGACGATGGAGGGCTCGACCTACGCTCCCGTGCCGCAGAAGTTCGAGGCCGGTGTGCCGATGGCCGCCCAGGCCATCGGCCTCGCTGCGGCGGTCGACTACCTCACGGAGCTCGGGATCGACCGGGTCACCGCGCACGAGCAGCGGCTGACCGAGCACCTGCTGACCGGCATCGCCGAGCGACCGTGGCTGAGGGTGGTCGGTCCGCCGACAGCCGCCGAGCGCGGCGCGACCGTGGCCTTCGTCGTCGAGGTGGCCGGCGCCCCCGGCGACCGTCCCGAGACCGTGCACGCGCACGACGTCGGCCAGGTGCTGGACGACCGCGGGATCGCGGTGCGTGTCGGTCACCACTGTGCCTGGCCCCTGCACCGCGCGCTCGGGGTCGCGGCGACCACTCGCGCCACCTTCGCCGCCTACAACACGGTCGCCGAGGTCGATGCGCTGCTCGAGGCGCTCGACCTGGTGCCCGGGGTCTTCGGTCTCGACGTCTCCCTGCACCAGCACGCCCAGGTCCCCACCCGCACCCCGCAGGAGGCTCACGCCTGA
- the sufC gene encoding Fe-S cluster assembly ATPase SufC, translated as MTTLEIRDLHVTVDVEDGTKEILRGVDLTIRSGETHAIMGPNGSGKSTLAYSIAGHPKYTVASGSITLDGEDVLAMSVDERARAGLFLAMQYPVEVPGVTVSNFLRTAKTAIDGEAPKLRTWVKEMKGAMEQLRMDPVFAERNVNEGFSGGEKKRHEILQMELLKPRIAILDETDSGLDVDALKVVSEGVNRVKETSDIGVLLITHYTRILRYIKPDFVHVFVDGKVVEQGGSELADRLEDEGYDRYLTPATASATV; from the coding sequence ATGACCACTCTCGAGATCCGCGACCTGCACGTCACGGTCGATGTCGAGGACGGCACCAAGGAGATCCTCCGCGGCGTCGACCTGACCATCCGCTCCGGCGAGACCCACGCGATCATGGGGCCCAACGGCTCCGGCAAGTCGACGCTGGCCTACTCCATCGCCGGTCACCCGAAGTACACCGTGGCCTCCGGCAGCATCACCCTCGACGGCGAGGACGTGCTGGCCATGTCCGTCGACGAGCGGGCCCGCGCCGGCCTGTTCCTCGCGATGCAGTACCCCGTCGAGGTCCCCGGGGTCACCGTCTCCAACTTCCTGCGCACGGCCAAGACCGCCATCGACGGTGAGGCCCCCAAGCTGCGCACCTGGGTCAAGGAGATGAAGGGCGCCATGGAGCAGCTGCGCATGGACCCGGTCTTCGCCGAGCGCAACGTCAACGAGGGCTTCTCCGGCGGTGAGAAGAAGCGTCACGAGATCCTCCAGATGGAGCTGCTCAAGCCGCGCATCGCGATCCTCGACGAGACCGACTCCGGCCTCGACGTCGACGCGCTGAAGGTCGTCTCCGAGGGCGTCAACCGGGTCAAGGAGACCAGCGACATCGGCGTTCTGCTCATCACGCACTACACCCGCATCCTGCGCTACATCAAGCCCGACTTCGTGCACGTCTTCGTCGACGGCAAGGTCGTCGAGCAGGGTGGCTCCGAGCTGGCCGACCGCCTCGAGGACGAGGGCTACGACCGCTACCTGACGCCGGCCACCGCGTCGGCCACGGTCTGA
- a CDS encoding non-heme iron oxygenase ferredoxin subunit, which yields MSAEPTTHPVDTSEAGWTLVCQVGDVAPGTAAQAEVDGHVVALVRETDGTYHALDDRCTHANVSLSEGEVDGCALECWLHGSRFDLRTGQPSGPPAITPVAVYPVKIDGDDVLVSIHRQMEN from the coding sequence ATGAGCGCCGAGCCCACGACCCACCCCGTGGACACGAGCGAGGCCGGCTGGACGCTCGTCTGCCAGGTCGGCGACGTCGCCCCCGGCACGGCTGCCCAGGCCGAGGTCGACGGCCACGTCGTCGCCCTCGTGCGCGAGACCGACGGCACCTACCACGCCCTCGATGACCGGTGCACCCACGCCAACGTCTCGCTGTCGGAGGGCGAGGTCGACGGCTGCGCCCTCGAGTGCTGGCTCCACGGCTCGCGCTTCGACCTGCGCACCGGCCAGCCCTCCGGCCCCCCGGCGATCACGCCGGTGGCGGTCTACCCCGTGAAGATCGATGGAGACGACGTCCTGGTCTCCATCCACCGACAGATGGAGAACTGA